One Bemisia tabaci chromosome 4, PGI_BMITA_v3 genomic window, taaatcttagCGATTGTATTCTTAATTAAAGTCCAATCTCGGTTCATTGATGAGCCTCGTCTGCTGAAAATTCCACATACTTTCATTGACAGTTTAAACTATCTTTGCCCTAAGCCGAAGAAGAAAGTGAGGAACCGTATCCAAATTATTCTCAGGATTATCGAGGAGGAGATATGTACCGAGAGGATTCTCGAGGAAGAGACATGTATGGAGAGGATTCTCGAGGAAATCAGCCTGGACCTTTAAAATACAGCGAGCAATTGGACAACGGTTATGCTTCTAGAAGTTGGACAAGTAAGTTTTACTTTTCCCAagcaaaacaaatttaattaatatccaaaaaattgtaTCTTTTCTATCCTAGCTACGGCGGttctgaatttcaaattttgaaatcaagccCTTAATGTGTATAATATTCCAACAATAGGGAGGAAACACTAGGCAGTCATTGTAGCCTATACTAATATGGGCCCGTGAAACCAtgcatgttcatttttgagaggaTCTGCGGATTAATTTATAAGGGAATGGTGATACTTTATACagtatttctttttcaaacattttgaacATCGTGATGCAACATGAGTGGATTGGTGCGGTGTGTCCGCCGATACTACAACAGATCGGAACGCGTACTTGAGACATCTtcacatcgaaaaaaaaaaatactacatGTATAAGTTAAAATATATTCTCTCATGAGAGCCGAGTGTGACTTTGAATAAAGCAAACCCAAGATATTTTGAATACAAATGCGATGAATTTTAGTGAAAATCTAGCTGAATATGAAGGGAAAATTGTGTTTGGAACGAAGGAATCGCGCGGAAGTGTGAGCATCAAAAAGAGCACAGTACGCAATAAAATGCACGGAAGTAGTCAGGTATTGTCTTGTCATCCCTGAATGTCGATGAATCGTAGATGGCAAAGAGAGTTCTTGGTTGAATACCTCTTTAGAAACCCCGTTTTAGAAGACTCCCATCTAGATCTTGGAtaaattttattgcaagaaTGAGATGGTTCGAGCTGGTGCGGAAGAACTATGGTGGCATTGGAGTTGAAGGGAGGGGAGGAGCTCCGTGGTGGCCCATATGAATTGCCGGAAAGTTTTCCGGCGCTATTGTCACCTCGAAGAAAGATTCATTTCAAATGTCCTTAGCGTGCAAATCATGGTCTGAAATTTTAAccagattttcttgaaagtatTAGTAAGCGTTTAGcaataatatctgaaaattgatatttttgacctcaaatccCTTTTCCCCGATGTATTGAGCTTCTTTCTTAGTCGGACACATGTTACCCGACGTGATTTTGAGGATCTCAAAATGAATTGACGAGCGACCTAAAGATTTCGATTTCTCAATCCTCATTTCGTTTAATGGTATGCAACAGCAATATAACTGTTCTTACAGGCTATCCTCCTGATGAGCACTTTGACGATGCTGAAGAAGAAGTAGAACACACAGAAAGTTACAATAAGCCCGAGTCCTTGCGCAGTAATAGTAAGTAAAAGCAATCCTCTCCTCCTTTCTTACTGTTTTGACGAGGGACACAGTCCAGCTTGTCCAGCCTCTACTGTAATGATCTTCGAGGGACGAAAAGCAGTTCCATCTTTGTCTCTCAGGCAGTCgtccagcaggccgattattgaaattgatacgcAAAGCTACAGTTAAAGAAGACGAAAAAGAATTGGAGgaatcctgttggtggaagaggatggttgcaatgggcaaaagCGGAAGGTAATAGACTGAATGAACCTAGTTTATCAGAGGGGTACCAAcccacattgagttgaaactgagaagaagaggtttgaagttttattcctccacgAGACTCAatctagaaaataaactttatccCCTCTTTTCAtaaaccaatttttatttttcgattttgagtttttggcagaagaaaatatacgactagtggaactcacaaacattcttaactcaattttttcaaaaatgtgggttggttcctttctgataaactcggtccagttaACGGTAaccccacgagagaccctatagttagttcatcatttcctccctcaATCTATacgaaccacccatttcaaccaacaggatctcTCCTCACTTCCTAAGTCTTCGTTGTcaattgctttgtctatcaatttcaataatcaacccgcaggttGCTTGGGGTCTTGAATTCTTCAACTCATAGAAATTTTAGCTGGCCTTTCCTATCCATCCTCTCAATGTGTTCCGATCACATTTTTCTATGCACATCGAGGTCTATTCAGCTGTATTTTTGACTTGGCATATAAGTGCTTTTGGCAAACAAGCCCGTTGGTTTGCCTGTCCGCAAACATAACGCGTGCTATTTTTCCTAGGAATTCCATTTCTATACGCTCCAGATTGCTGTTTTGTACGTGCGTTTTACACGATTCTCTATTTTATCAGATAAAAACTTAATTAGGTGAAGCCTCATTAGCGCTGATATTTTAAAGCACGAGGTTTCCTGCAAGCAAGTGCATATTCAACTTTCGTGCATTAAGCCCATACATCCAAGTAGCTAGAAATACGGTGTGACCGCTGAGCAAGTTCTTTACTGCTTTTCAGCTTTATTTAGGCTTTCATGCTCATGATAGgtatggtaaaaaaaatgaaaatatataataattACTTCGATAGTTTTACTTGATGTGTGAAGTATGAAGTCCTCGCGATAGTCCTTACTAGCGccatctctttttttcaggaaaagcCACATTGATTCAAAGAGaggataattaaaataaattccgTTTTTGCAAATAAAGTACAGCCGCAAgaggaatgtattttattttacatcttAAAAATAATCCACGGAACATTGACTGAATTGCTCAATTTCTCCTGATCATCTCTGCTAATTATGGCGGGTATCTGGAGAATACGAATCAACAAAAGCTCAACTTGatacataaaataaattttgaaaaatcaattctcTCCTTTTCAATTTTGTTAGCTTACCTTTAGCTCGGAAACTGAACATGGACTCCGAAGTAGTTCGAAAAGCGTCTTAAGCTATACAAAATTGAGAGGTGAAgcgagtttttttaattttattttgcactTCGTCGTAATCTTTTCCTGATTTCAAAAAGTCCCGAAGAGGTCGTACATGAGGAATGAATTTTTTGAACTATTCTCACAGGAGCATACGCCGGCGACAGATATGGCCCTCCTAGGCATGCTGACTATGATGAACGGGGAGCATACTTTGACAATTCGTACAGTTCCTCAAGCAGCCCTAACGGTACGTATAAATGGACGATTTCTCATTGAGTACAACGAAATATTGCCTaaagtatttttcattattgCGCCTCCCATTAAATTCGTGTTGCATTGCCCCGCGCACAGCAACAGGCTAAGTTTTACGGGGCATTAGTCCCCAGGGCTTTGCAACGATGGCTTTGGACCGCTATAGGTAGGCACTCTCGGTAGGGGAAGAAGTCCGAGACCCCCTCGCCCCCCGAGATAAAGGGTTGACGTGTAAGATACCgtggcaaatttttcaaatctacatacatatgagtcgcttttataacgctctctggcgctctgcgacgcctaaccgccacaatcCCCGGTCCTTCCACATTTCATCAAgaagttgacactccctcatctcatttaaaACCCCTTTTCAAatccacttcaaaaaaatatgattcTAAACATTTTTGAGGTATTGCTAAAGTATTTGACGGCCGGGGACAACGGTCGCGGGggactttaactcatgagccctgtcgtcaACGCTCTTgccacatgcccacggctcatgagtttgCATATTGCGGCGCTtagttcctcttgatttaatgCAAAATcctactttttcattttgacaTAAGggatcacgcccacttttacactgtctcttatgcagcttttacgagcacaccccatctctcCCACCCATCTCTTGTTccttttttagcataaatgcgtccttTTTACAGAATCATACGGCAGGTTTGAGCGTACTTACGATGAATTTGGTTCGCATTATGATAATGATAACTACGACGCGAGGAGGAGTTCCTGGGGCGGTTGGAGTGGCCCACCTGGACGCCCGCGCCTTTCGAGGACAATCAGCCCAAGACCGAGTCAACCAAAGCGCATCATGCATGTTCAGACCTGGGAAACATACCGGGGAACTTCTAATCCATTTGGACCTAATCGAGGAGTTTCCAACAATTGGAGCAGGGGCAACTCAATGCCTCCGTCGCGCGGTAATATGTTAATTATTATTCCCCAAGTAGGATTTCGACGGAAAAGTCGCGATAAATTGAAACTAAGCTGCGATATTTTTACGATTTTCTAGCGATAGATTCGCTAGGATTATCAACAACTGAGCGATTGTCttcaatcttgtcgcaatttatgtctatcaaatTGCGTTCGACAAAATCGAAAttgtatctcaatttatcacgattttatgTCTGATAAAATTGCTAtatttcgccgtcgataaaatcacgattttatcgcaaaatgcTATGGAATCACGATTAATTTCAATTGTGTATCCGacaatattgcgataaatcgacgtcgagataatcgcgatacattctccgatcaaatcgcaacttatcgcgatcttTGCTACTTGGGGCGTTGGTCAACGTGCCAAATTATTTCACAAGACAGAAAACACCACATACGGTCATTCcccggacgaaggaatgtaTCTTCATCACGAGGATGCAAAATTGGTCTGCAgccattcaatttttacaagaacgTACCGGTGCAGTTTGTGTCCCAAATGTTATGATTTTTGCATTAGTCAGAAGAAAACtcggggaaattttcagtcagacaTGCCCAAAATTCTGCTGGTAAAAATGCGAtctgcgaggagaaatttggcaacatcaaaatgtagttacgttctttcataaaGGGAGCGCGGCGATGTGTGGCCCGAATACTGTAATTAACAGGATGATAAagtagtgctgggtccacacgtTCCTACGGGGAAACCCTTCCAAAAAATTAGCATCAGATTCACTGAATTGACTCTAGAGTTTCAGTGTAAGTCTCGTTAGTATTGCAATGCATCTGCCTGGACTGAATTCTCTCCCCCTTAGGCTTGCACAAAAACACATCAGAGTTAATTTTGTACCTCTAAtgctaatttttggaattttttttactttcctgtAGGATAGCTTTGGACCCAGCACTATCCTATCAtcccaaaaattattttttcacactaGTCCAGCAGATTCAGGTCTTATGGATCTGTGTTGAAGACGAATCAGAATTTTAAACGAAACATAAGAGGAGAATGAAGAACAGAGAAACGGGAAGGAAGAggcagaaacaaaaaataatcaattcttattattcatttttcttcctctttgccactttcttctccttcctctgtTTCTTTTCCCTTATTCTCCTCTCTTACTTCTACTCCGCCTCTTTCTCCTCCCACATCATCTTAttctcatcattttttctctccttcctccaATACTTGGATAGAGCTTATCAAAACCGTTACATCTACACTGCGGTGCTTCGAAATCTCatctcatattttaattttttggaccAACATCCCAAGTCGAAAATTGTGACAATTTCTCTTGCCTTTGCATATTATGgttatttccacaaaaatctTAAGTGCTTTGGTTTCCTTCCAATATTAAGATAAGagatgatattttgaaactctACAATCTTAGATGTGTCTGTTCTGCTTAACTCTATCTATTTGATCCTCCCATTTTTCCTTTCCTGCttatggagatacgtggtttcgcactttggccatcgctATGGTGGTAGGAGTCTTGGCAATTGAGTTAGACTTCGATcgagtgttttttcttcatataTGTTGAGTAAGTGATCTTCATTGGGACTTTGCTAGTTAATATATTCTGATCGCGTTTCAGTTTTCAGCGCAGTGCAAGATATGGTCGAGAACCAATCAATGTTCTACGCGACCTTTCAATGCCCGGAAAAAGTCGGGAAATACATTTGCAAAATCAAATGCGTGGAGCGTGACGAAAAATTGACCGGGATCTGCGAGGCTGGCTACTGCACCTGCATTCTAAAGCAGCAGAAGAAGTTGAGGAAACAATTGACTAAACGCTTCAGTATGTATTGTGATTTTCTATAGTCCGGGTTTGGTGTGAAGAACTGATTACGAGTTCCCAAACTGATTGCGCTAGACGCACGATTCGTATTAACAGTAACTTTGAAATGTAACCAGCATTAAAATGCGTTAAaatggaaatctcaatacagcGGGAAGAAGCTCAACCTTACCAGTggattttcttcactttttcatAAATATTCACAGTCTAGTTCAaggagttgtttttttttatatttcttcaaaaagagaaaacacaAATGGAGATTAATAACTGTTGTAATCAAGACACCCACATTTCAACGCCATCAACATGCGTtgtacactgaaagaaaaagttacgggctacatagacataccgtccgttccgggctcgctgaggccgaaagttccgggtcctggagccgtagtttcgaaAACtgcgggtgctacacccggaattCGTGGCTTCCGAGCCAGGAAcatggacggtatgtctatatagcccgtaagtacagcttcaacggccggagtttttttttcggtatgAATTTATGTACTAGTCGTATCTAAAATCGACCCAAGCCGGGTAAAATTTCTTTATTGCTGTATATTATTTATCAATATTGCTTGATTTGGCGTTTTACCGTAGCACAGCAGTGCATGAGCGGCAATAACAATCATACTCATTTGTTTCAGTGGCTGCAATGAACGGCTATGACACAGATTGTTCCAATTACAAGAAAACCAAACATTGCAAACGATTCTGCAAAACTCTGACACCGGACAAAACCTTCACCGGTTTGTGCAAAGATAACCATTGCCAGTGCATAACCTACCCGAAGCTCCCGGAAGCGAAGAAGACCGCCTGTAGGAAAGCCATCAACAAGCTAAAGCAGTTCGAGGACCGAGCTTTGAAACATTTGGGGATCAAACCGAAACCTCTTGCAGCCTTCACCGAGAAACAGGTGAACGCAGCCACGGACGAAGCCATCAAGAGGTTGAAGGCCAACAACTCGATGGACAGTTGCACTGGAGAGGATATCAATAATTTAAGAGGCATTATACTGAGTCTGTCCCAAGGATTCAACGCTCTCAGAGGAGACCAAGGCTTTGCTGAAACGCCTGCGCCTGCTGCAATAATTTCAGTAAAACCGCCGAGTGCATCTCCTGAGAACGCTGAAACGCCTTCTGCAACTATCTCTATTAAACCGTAGAATGGTTTCTTCTGGAAAGATCTCCGGGAAAAAACTTTCGACTATTGTGAatagaaaatatttgtttctaTTACAACGAATGCACACCAATGTGTCTTAACTGAAAATTATCACGAGTTTATAATTTTGACTCATCAGTACCTCGTTTTATTCAAATTATATAAAGAGCAGCATAACTAGTGAcagattttgttgttttttctccCAATCGATCAACCCGTTACTCTCTAAAtaatctgtatttttttctaagCTCAACTTTTTGCAACTTCCAATCTTAAGATGACACAAGGTGAAGACCGCAATAAGCTACTAAAATTATTCCTTTGCATACCAGATGATGTGCAGTATGAAGTACAGTGGAAATGCGCTTCTTTActcttagatttctaaaaaaatatttctaggTCGTCCAGCGAAAAGTTACAACGACTTAGAAGCATTTCCAAAGTCTTGAAAACCCAAAtctattttgttaaaataaaaaataaaaaattccaccAAACTTTTGAGTTACACTAGGTTTATTACTATCATTAAACATATTGTGTCTACCAAATCAGTAATTCACCAATACAGTGGTGACTGTTCAATCTCGCtacagaaaaaacttaaaaaaggcTACAATGCCTGAGAACATGCATCGTAAAACCTGTACATGCCCTGTCACAATGAATAGTGGTTAATTTTGTTAAGGGCTCTGTTGGCCTggatttttccttggcacatGGGCATCGTTTGAAATGCTCCCAGCGTGTTATCATTAACGAAGTATTCACTGACTTTGCAAATGTTCTCGACTCACCGTACGGTTGATTTTTgcctatttttccaaaatacttGCTCCTGCTTCACATACGGCGATCGCACATAGTTGCCACCCTGAGAAGAATCAACCGTGAGGTCGCCtggacctctagacaaggtgcaaataggtcagttacgctggtcacagaattgtgttttgatgcttgattcttgtagatcaactaaaaataataagatccgtccaaacggcaactttccacgttcaatattaaccgagatatcgccctttgagaggtcgggtttttgacgtcatccaccgcggtagtgacactcttGGTCTTCCACCTGGCTTTCATCTgtcagtgtgacgcacatttgcatcAGTTACACTTGACGTAAAACTCGAATAGaagtaaggtggaagaaaccaagggtgtccgtaccgcggtggatgacgtcaaaaacccaacttttcaaagggccaTATCTCGGCTATtcttgaacgtagaaagttgcaggTGCTGCTGGGTTCCTCCTGAGAGAAGGCGCAGAGGGAGCCCGATgagaggttggagggagggagttgaagcagaaatgttaaggtgctcaatgccccaaggtttgtggttcgacagagagcagtggaggttaggagtcgtagagcgcgagggagtgctgtaaagcaaCCTATATatgtaggaagttgctgttaagacagatcttattatttttagctaatctacaagaatcgagcatcaaaacatgattctgtgaccagcgcaactgacccacttTAGCAATCTggtacatgattcttaaccaaaatatTACTTAGAGCACGATTTAAGGAACGAAAATTAAACTAAGAGAGCGGTTATATGAACCGAACACT contains:
- the LOC109038342 gene encoding uncharacterized protein; amino-acid sequence: MGYDEVEVSRIIFRAVLVASLAAGIVTSSSLGYTTSDVDYGGDSINRRDVTGKFGTEVKGINEREDKDEILAKIVVQVPLDSENVTSPSKIKVRSSEDVVQVPLDSKNVTYPSRIIEVRSSDDKIEGESSSEDQLFAEEKKGSDNLLLPRSPYASAEEESEEPYPNYSQDYRGGDMYREDSRGRDMYGEDSRGNQPGPLKYSEQLDNGYASRSWTSYPPDEHFDDAEEEVEHTESYNKPESLRSNRAYAGDRYGPPRHADYDERGAYFDNSYSSSSSPNESYGRFERTYDEFGSHYDNDNYDARRSSWGGWSGPPGRPRLSRTISPRPSQPKRIMHVQTWETYRGTSNPFGPNRGVSNNWSRGNSMPPSRVFSAVQDMVENQSMFYATFQCPEKVGKYICKIKCVERDEKLTGICEAGYCTCILKQQKKLRKQLTKRFMAAMNGYDTDCSNYKKTKHCKRFCKTLTPDKTFTGLCKDNHCQCITYPKLPEAKKTACRKAINKLKQFEDRALKHLGIKPKPLAAFTEKQVNAATDEAIKRLKANNSMDSCTGEDINNLRGIILSLSQGFNALRGDQGFAETPAPAAIISVKPPSASPENAETPSATISIKP